A region from the Poecilia reticulata strain Guanapo linkage group LG12, Guppy_female_1.0+MT, whole genome shotgun sequence genome encodes:
- the trappc13 gene encoding trafficking protein particle complex subunit 13 isoform X2, with protein MDVNQAKQEHLLALKVMRLTKPTLFTNLPVTCEDRDLPGNLFAQLMREDPSTIKGAETLMLGEMLTLPQNFGNIFLGETFSSYISVHNDSNQVVKDILVKADLQTSSQRLNLSASNSAVAELKPECCIDDVIHHEVKEIGTHILVCAVSYTSQFGEKLYFRKFFKFQVLKPLDVKTKFYNAETDEVFLEAQIQNITTSPMFMEKVSLEPSMMYNVTELNSVASGDEGESTFGKMSYLQPMDTRQYLYCLKPKPEYAEKAGVIKGVTVIGKLDIVWKTNLGERGRLQTSQLQRMAPGYGDIRLSLEVIPDTVNLEEPFDIVCKITNCSERTMDLVMEMCNMRSIHWCGISGRQLGKLTPGASLSLPLTVFSSEQGLQSISGLRLTDTFLKRTYEYDDIAQVCVVCPFMSNEC; from the exons atggaTGTCAATCAggcaaaacaagaacatttacTCGCTTTAAAAG TGATGCGGCTAACAAAACCGACGCTCTTCACAAACTTACCAGTGACATGTGAAGATCGAGACCTGCCGG GGAATTTGTTCGCTCAACTCATGAGAGAAGACCCTTCCACCATCAAAGGAGCAGAGACATTAATGCTGGGAGAAATGCTTACTTTACCACAGAACTTTGG GAATATCTTCCTTGGCGAGACCTTCTCTAGTTACATCAGCGTGCATAACGACAGCAACCAGGTGGTAAAAGACATTCTCGTCAAG GCCGACCTGCAGACAAGCTCACAGAGGCTCAACCTGTCCGCGTCGAACTCGGCAGTAGCTGAGCTCAAACCTGAGTGCTGCATTGACGACGTCATTCATCATGAAGTTAAAGAAATTGGAACACACAT CTTGGTGTGCGCTGTCAGCTACACCTCTCAGTTTGGGGAGAAACTCTATTTTCGGAAGTTCTTCAAATTCCAG GTTTTGAAGCCGCTGGACGTGAAGACAAAGTTCTACAACGCAGAG ACCGATGAGGTGTTTTTGGAAGCCCAGATCCAGAACATCACCACCTCTCCAATGTTCATGGAGAAAGTATCTCTAGAACCTTCCATGATGTACAACGTTACAGAGCTCAACTCTGTTGCGTCCGGGGACGAAGG AGAGTCCACGTTTGGCAAAATGTCCTACCTGCAGCCGATGGACACGCGGCAGTACCTGTACTGCCTGAAACCAAAGCCGGAGTACGCGGAGAAGGCCGGCGTCATCAAGGGCGTGACCGTGATAGGGAAGCTGGACATTGTATGGAAGACTAACCtgggggagagagggaggctgCAGACCAGTCAGCTCCAGAGAATG GCTCCGGGTTACGGAGACATCAGACTGTCTTTGGAGGTGATCCCTGACACTGTAAACCTTGAAGAACCCTTTGACATCGTCTGTAAAATCACCAACTGCAG TGAAAGGACCATGGATTTGGTGATGGAGATGTGCAACATGAGGTCAATCCACTGGTGTGGAATATCAGGACGACAGCTGGGGAAGCTCACCCCCGGTGCCTCCCTCTCGCTGCCACTCACCGTCTTCTCCTCCGAGCAGGGACTGCAG agtATTTCTGGGCTGAGACTCACTGACACGTTTCTAAAGAGGACATACGAGTATGACGACATTGCGCAAGTGTGCGTGGTGTGTCCGTTTATGAGCAACGAGTGCTAG
- the trappc13 gene encoding trafficking protein particle complex subunit 13 isoform X1: protein MDVNQAKQEHLLALKVMRLTKPTLFTNLPVTCEDRDLPGNLFAQLMREDPSTIKGAETLMLGEMLTLPQNFGNIFLGETFSSYISVHNDSNQVVKDILVKADLQTSSQRLNLSASNSAVAELKPECCIDDVIHHEVKEIGTHILVCAVSYTSQFGEKLYFRKFFKFQVLKPLDVKTKFYNAESDLSSVTDEVFLEAQIQNITTSPMFMEKVSLEPSMMYNVTELNSVASGDEGESTFGKMSYLQPMDTRQYLYCLKPKPEYAEKAGVIKGVTVIGKLDIVWKTNLGERGRLQTSQLQRMAPGYGDIRLSLEVIPDTVNLEEPFDIVCKITNCSERTMDLVMEMCNMRSIHWCGISGRQLGKLTPGASLSLPLTVFSSEQGLQSISGLRLTDTFLKRTYEYDDIAQVCVVCPFMSNEC, encoded by the exons atggaTGTCAATCAggcaaaacaagaacatttacTCGCTTTAAAAG TGATGCGGCTAACAAAACCGACGCTCTTCACAAACTTACCAGTGACATGTGAAGATCGAGACCTGCCGG GGAATTTGTTCGCTCAACTCATGAGAGAAGACCCTTCCACCATCAAAGGAGCAGAGACATTAATGCTGGGAGAAATGCTTACTTTACCACAGAACTTTGG GAATATCTTCCTTGGCGAGACCTTCTCTAGTTACATCAGCGTGCATAACGACAGCAACCAGGTGGTAAAAGACATTCTCGTCAAG GCCGACCTGCAGACAAGCTCACAGAGGCTCAACCTGTCCGCGTCGAACTCGGCAGTAGCTGAGCTCAAACCTGAGTGCTGCATTGACGACGTCATTCATCATGAAGTTAAAGAAATTGGAACACACAT CTTGGTGTGCGCTGTCAGCTACACCTCTCAGTTTGGGGAGAAACTCTATTTTCGGAAGTTCTTCAAATTCCAG GTTTTGAAGCCGCTGGACGTGAAGACAAAGTTCTACAACGCAGAG AGTGACCTCAGTTCTGTG ACCGATGAGGTGTTTTTGGAAGCCCAGATCCAGAACATCACCACCTCTCCAATGTTCATGGAGAAAGTATCTCTAGAACCTTCCATGATGTACAACGTTACAGAGCTCAACTCTGTTGCGTCCGGGGACGAAGG AGAGTCCACGTTTGGCAAAATGTCCTACCTGCAGCCGATGGACACGCGGCAGTACCTGTACTGCCTGAAACCAAAGCCGGAGTACGCGGAGAAGGCCGGCGTCATCAAGGGCGTGACCGTGATAGGGAAGCTGGACATTGTATGGAAGACTAACCtgggggagagagggaggctgCAGACCAGTCAGCTCCAGAGAATG GCTCCGGGTTACGGAGACATCAGACTGTCTTTGGAGGTGATCCCTGACACTGTAAACCTTGAAGAACCCTTTGACATCGTCTGTAAAATCACCAACTGCAG TGAAAGGACCATGGATTTGGTGATGGAGATGTGCAACATGAGGTCAATCCACTGGTGTGGAATATCAGGACGACAGCTGGGGAAGCTCACCCCCGGTGCCTCCCTCTCGCTGCCACTCACCGTCTTCTCCTCCGAGCAGGGACTGCAG agtATTTCTGGGCTGAGACTCACTGACACGTTTCTAAAGAGGACATACGAGTATGACGACATTGCGCAAGTGTGCGTGGTGTGTCCGTTTATGAGCAACGAGTGCTAG
- the LOC103473336 gene encoding transcription factor 7-like 1, which produces MSEHVRPSSVKPRDSRSSVSCQELTEEFDHTLPEKRVMFDNDWNYIEKFIEDELSSSSCSLLTLPLSPQVTESHNSEFWMSSGNTEDPENSVYDSITLTPATKKEVLKTWEFVDGLLRESLRSDRDSENSVSSEKFNAEINSTLQEEFENKNWTNGDNMEDLLRKNQLLPPPLLTPYTSPVWLAPPQSHTNTVLTQGGVQEHMFMLPLPTFTHHAPLHAHPPFIRAPLEVTSNTNAPFSLGAQHDHVFRPPPPRFTHHAPPFPLVLPAVQQMIIRPPALPAGGADSQELNLHSLSISCLPPDEGICCLPIGFLNEETLYNAVHAPLNVNTSNMFTHSSLLFADNRHNRRVRDRRDEGRPYVKKPPNAFMLFLKEIRPKVMSELNTNKSAMVNTVVGEMWKSLPAEVKARYFEKARLEQKLHEQQHPGWSTGQEEEEGEK; this is translated from the exons ATGTCTGAACACGTCAG GCCGAGTTCAGTGAAGCCCAGAGATTCGAGGAGCTCCGTCTCCTGCCAGGAGCTCACCGAGGAATTCGACCACACCCTGCCAGAGAAGAGGGTGATGTTTGACAACGACTGGAACTATATAGAAAAGTTTATTGAGGACGAGCTCAGCTCCTCTTCTTGTTCGCTACTGACGCTTCCTCTTTCTCCACAAGTCACAGAATCTCATAATTCTGAGTTCTGGATGAGTTCCGGGAATACGGAGGATCCAGAGAACTCTGTCTATGACAGCATCACCCTAACCCCAGCAACGAAGAAGGAAGTGCTCAAAACCTGGGAGTTTGTAGATGGCCTTCTTAGGGAGAGTTTAAGGAGTGACAGAGATTCAGAGAACTCTGTCTCTAGTGAGAAGTTCAACGCAGAAATTAACTCGACTTTGCAAGaggagtttgaaaacaaaaactggactaACGGGGACAATATGGAAGACCTTCTTAGGAAGAATCAGCTCCTCCCTCCTCCATTACTGACACCTTATACTTCTCCTGTCTGGCTTGCTCCACCACAGTCCCACACTAACACTGTACTGACTCAGGGTGGAGTTCAAGAGCACATGTTCATGCTTCCACTTCCAACATTTACCCATCATGCTCCTCTTCATGCTCATCCACCTTTCATCCGTGCTCCACTAGAGGTCACCAGTAACACCAACGCTCCATTCAGTCTGGGAGCACAACATGATCACGTGTTCAGGCCTCCACCTCCAAGATTTACCCATCATgctcctccttttcctcttgTACTGCCTGCCGTACAACAGATGATTATCCGACCTCCTGCCCtgccagcaggaggcgctgaCAGTCAGGAACTG AATCTGCACAGTTTATCCATAAGTTGTCTACCTCCAGATGAAGGCATCTGTTGTCTACCAATAGGATTTCT GAATGAAGAAACGCTGTACAACGCTGTTCATGCTCCTCTGAATGTCAACACctcaaa taTGTTCACACACAGCAGTCTGTTGTTTGCCGACAACAGACACAACAGACGAGTTAGAGACCGGCGGGATGAAGGCCGACCGTACGTTAAAAAGCCACCAAATGCCTTCATGCTTTTCCTGAAGGAGATTAGACCAAAGGTCATGTCTGAACTCAACACCAACAAAAGTGCTATGGTGAATACAGTTGTGGGAGAAATG TGGAAATCTTTGCCAGCCGAGGTGAAGGCCAGATATTTCGAGAAGGCCAGACTGGAACAAAAGCTCCACGAGCAGCAACACCCTGGTTGGTCCACGG ggcaagaagaggaggagggtgaAAAATAA